A genomic window from Camelina sativa cultivar DH55 chromosome 2, Cs, whole genome shotgun sequence includes:
- the LOC104740088 gene encoding cyclic dof factor 1: MLESKDPAIKLFGMKIPFPTVLEVADEDAKNQNEALTDQSEKDKTLKKPTKILPCPRCNSMETKFCYYNNYNVNQPRHFCKACQRYWTSGGTMRSVPIGAGRRKSKNNSTSSPSHYHHVTISETNGPVLSFSLGDDQKVSNHMFGSPKLMSRIQNSDESSNNSTSNGLDNCFPGASWPYAWNPGFYPVYPYWNIPTLSSPVNSSPNSTLGKHLRDEDETMKPKQKNGSVLVPKTLRIDDPNEAAKSSIWTTLGIKNDVLFKGFDSKKEVKNISKEETETSLVLCANPAALSRSLNFHEQM; encoded by the exons atgCTGGAAAGTAAAGATCCAGCGATTAAGCTCTTCGGTATGAAAATCCCTTTTCCGACAGTTTTAGAGGTAGCTGATGAAGACGCAAAG AACCAAAACGAGGCATTAACAGATCAATCGGAGaaagacaaaaccctaaaaaaaccGACCAAGATTCTTCCATGTCCGAGATGCAATAGCATGGAGACAAAGTTCTGTTATTACAACAACTACAACGTAAACCAACCCCGCCATTTCTGTAAAGCTTGTCAGAGATATTGGACCTCTGGTGGGACCATGAGAAGTGTTCCCATCGGCGCCGGACGACGTAAGAGCAAGAATAACTCAACGTCATCACCTTCACATTACCACCACGTGACCATCTCGGAAACAAATGGTCCAGTCCTTAGTTTCAGCCTCGGAGACGATCAAAAGGTCTCGAATCATATGTTCGGGAGTCCAAAGCTAATGTCTAGGATACAGAACAGTGACGAGTCCTCTAATAACAGTACTTCGAACGGTCTGGATAATTGCTTTCCGGGAGCTTCGTGGCCTTACGCGTGGAACCCCGGTTTTTACCCGGTTTACCCTTATTGGAACATTCCAACATTGTCATCTCCGGTTAATTCTAGTCCTAACTCTACACTTGGTAAGCATTTGAGAGACGAAGACGAGACGATGAAGCCAAAGCAGAAGAATGGATCTGTGTTGGTTCCTAAGACTTTGAGAATTGATGATCCTAATGAAGCCGCAAAGAGTTCTATATGGACAACACTTGGAATCAAGAACGACGTTCTGTTCAAAGGGTTTGACTCGAAGAAAGAGGTTAAGAATATTagcaaagaagaaacagagactTCTCTTGTTCTTTGTGCAAACCCAGCTGCGTTATCAAGATCACTCAATTTCCATGAAC
- the LOC104740096 gene encoding uncharacterized protein LOC104740096, with the protein MAEQQEIIDSVPAQVNPDTKVDMEVEAAAAPKAETVDEKREREETGEDENGGESKKQKVGDEEEKSGPVKLGPKEFVTSVAMFDYFVKFMHFWPTDLDVNKYEYMVLLDLIKKGHSEHEKKIGGGVKSFQVRTHPMWKSRCFFLVREDDTADDFSFRKCVDQILPLPENMKAPGANGNGHGGGGRGGGGGRRGGRGGGRGGRFRR; encoded by the exons ATGGCTGAGCAACAGGAGATCATCGATTCAGTGCCGGCTCAAGTGAACCCAGACACGAAAGTGGATATGGAAGTCGAAGCCGCGGCGGCCCCAAAAGCCGAGACGGTCGATGAGAAACGTGAGAGAGAGGAGACAGGGGAGGACGAGAACGGAGGTGAATCGAAGAAGCAGAAggttggagatgaagaagagaagtcaGGTCCGGTCAAACTGGGTCCGAAGGAGTTTGTTACCTCTGTCGCGATGTTCGATTACTTTGTCAAGTTTATGCACTTTTGGCCAACTGATCTCGATGTTAATAAG TATGAGTACATGGTGCTGCTAGATCTGATCAAGAAGGGCCATTCTGAGCATGAAAAGAAGATTGGAGGAGGAGTCAAAAGCTTCCAAGTCAGAACCCACCCGATGTGGAAAAGCAGATGCTTCTTTCTGGTTAGGGAAGACGATACTGCAGATGATTTCAGCTTCAGGAAGTGTGTTGATCAAATCCTCCCGTTGCCTGAAAACATGAAGGCTCCTGGAGCTAACGGCAATGGACATGGCGGTGGTGGTCGTGGCGGAGGTGGTGGAAGAAGAGGCGGCCGGGGTGGTGGTAGAGGCGGAAGATTCAGAAGATAA